DNA sequence from the Stenotrophomonas sp. 24(2023) genome:
AAATGGGCCCGACCCTGCTGGCCCGCATCCTGGAGCTCAACGACACCCAGGCCGGCGTGCTGGACATCGTGTTCAAGCTGGCCGACGACCGTGGCCTGCTGCTGCTGGACATGGACGACCTGCGTGCCCTGCTCGGCCTGGTCGCCGAGGAGCGCAAGGATGTTTCCACCGAATACGGCCTGGTCAGCGCGCCCTCCATTGCGGCGATCCAGCGCGCGGTGCTGCGCCTGGCCCAGGACGGCGGCGAGCAGTTCTTCGGCGAACCGGCACTGGAACTGGCCGACATCATGCGGGTCAACCACGACGGCCGCGGGGTGATCGGCATCCTGGCCGCCGACCAGCTGGTGCTCAAGCCCAAGCTGTATTCCACCTTCCTGCTGTGGCTGCTGTCGGAGCTGTTCGAGACGCTGCCGGAGGTAGGCGACCTGGACAAGCCCAAGCTGGTGTTCATCTTCGATGAAGCGCACCTGCTGTTCAACGATGCGCCGCCGGCACTGGTGCAACGCATCGAGCAGGTGGTGCGGCTGATCCGCTCCAAGGGCGTGGGCGTGTACTTCTGCTCGCAGTTCCCCGACGACGTGCCGGCCAACATCCTGGGCCAGCTCGGCAACCGCGTGCAGCATGCGCTGCGCGCCTTCACCCCGCGCGACCAGAAGGCGGTGAAGACCGCAGCGGAAACCTTCGTGCCGAATCCGAAACTGGACGTGGCCAAGGTGCTGGCCCAGCTCGGCACCGGTGAAGCACTGGTCTCCACCCTGCAGGACAAGGGCATCCCGATGCCGGTGCAGCAGACGCTGATCGCCCCGCCGCGTTGCCGGATGGGAGCGATCACCGAGGCCGAACGCGCACAGGTGCGGGCGGGCAGCCCGGTCGGCAGCCGCTACGACACGGCGATCAACCGTGAATCGGCCGCTGAACTGCTGGCCGCACGTGCGGAGAAGGCCACCGCGCAGGCACAGGCACCGGCAGCGCGGACCCGCCAGCAGGATGACGCGCAGGAGGGGGGCTTCGGCCAGGCCATCAAGGACACCATCTTCGGCACCCGGCGCCGCCAGGGCATGATCGAGACCATGGCCAAGCAGACCACGCGCACGGTCGGTACCAAGCTGGGCAACCAGATCGTGCGCGGCATCCTGGGCGGCATCTTCGGCGGGAAGCGCTGAACCCGTTCCTTTACCGGGCGGGGCTTTCCGAAGCGGAACGGCCCCGCCCGCCCCCCTCGCACTCCTGGAAAGAAGCCGTACCGCATGTCCCGTTGGCGTCCCCCTGCAGAAAAGAGCACCGCCCTGATCACCGCCGCCGGCCATGCCCGGCTGAAAGCCGAACTGGATGAGCTGTGGCGCGTGCGCCGCCCCGAGGTGGTGAAGGCACTGGCGGCGGCGGCCGCCGAGGGCGACCGTTCGGAGAACGCCGAGTACACCTACCGCAAGAAGCAGCTGGGCGAGATCGACCGCCGCGTGCGCTACCTGACCAAGCGCCTGGAGGCACTGCGGGTGGTCGATACCCGGCCGACCGATCCGCAGGCGGTATTCTTCGGCGCCTGGGTGGAACTGGAAAACGTGGACACGGGCGAGACCAGCCGCTACCGCATCGTCGGGCCGGACGAGACCGACGCAGGCACCGGCTGCATCAGCATCGATTCGCCGCTGGCGCGGGCGTTGCTGAAGAAGCGCGTCGACGATGAGTTTTCGGTGGCGCTGCCCGGCGGGCACTTCACCTTCGCGGTGATCGGCGTGGACTACGCGGCGTAACGCCGGAACGAAAGGCGGTCGGCTAACCGTCGACACTGCCGGCGGTGTGCAACGGCGGTGGGTAGCGGCGGCCCTCGCGCAGCGGGCGGAAGTAGTCGGCATTGCCGTAGAAGGCGACATCCTGCACGTCATGCCAGCCGGGAACACCCGCCAATGGCAGCGGCCGCAGTTGCAGGGGATCATCCAGCACCGTGCCCGCGTCGATGGCATTGGCAACCACCTCGATGCAGGCCGCGCGCTCATCCCCCTGCACCACCACGCATTTGCCCACCAGCAGGCGCCCCGGCAGCAACGCCTGCTCCATCAACGCATGGCCGAACACGGCGGCGATGGCGATGCTCCCGCTCTGCCACCACGCAGGTGCGAACAACGCCGCCCAGTCATGCGCATCCCACGCAGCCAGCACAAGCGGATCACGCACACGCACGACCACCCCGGTTTCGTCGAACTGGGTCAGGGCCGCCTGCGCGCGGTTGCGCTGGCCGGACGGCACGGTCGCCATGTGCCGGCACTGGGCGGCATTGAGCGCCACTTTAAGCTGCGGGTAACGTGCCCACACCAGCGCATTGAACAGGTCGTGCCAGTTGCCGGCGCGGGTGGCGATGCGCCCCTGCGCGATGCGGGCCTCGTAGTGCAGGCCATCGGCCAGCAAGGCCGCGTCCTGCGCCACCAGCGTCTTGCCCGGCAGCGCCAGCCGCGCATCCAGTGAACGCACCGATGGCCAGACCGCGGCCTGCAGCAGGTCGCCGAACGCCGCCATTCCGGCAAACAACGGATGATCGAAACAATCGGCCGCCACGGCGTCACGCGCGGGCGGCTCGAAACGGCGACGGCCGCCACCGGCAGCGGTGGCAGCCGCAGCGGTCACAGCACCTTGAGGTCGAAGGCCGGGCGCGTGGCACTGCCCAGCGCGTCGCCGTACAGGTCGTGCTCGTCGCTCTCGGTGATCTCCACGTCGACGAACTCGCCCACGCGCAGCTTCACCTGGTCCGCATTCTGGATGTGCACCAGGCCATCGATTTCCGGCGCATCAGCCTTGGAACGCGCCACGGCGATGTCACCTTCGATGGCATCGACCAGGCACTGCTGCACCGTGCCGATCTTCGCCTCCAGGCGTGCCGCGGAAATCTGCGCCTGCTTTTCCATGAAGCGCGCCAGGCGCTCCTGCTTCACTTCTTCCGGCACCGCATCGGGCAGGTCGTTGGCGGTGGCGCCCTCGACCGGCGAGTAGGCGAACGCACCCACGCGGTCCAGCTGCGCTTCATCCAGGAACGACAGCAGTTCCTCGAACTCGGCCTCGGTCTCGCCCGGGAAGCCGACGATGAAGGTCGAACGCACGGTGATGTCCGGCGCGATGCGGCGCCAGTTCTGCACGCGTTCCAGGGTCTTTTCGACCGCGCCGGGGCGCTTCATCAGGCGCAGGATGCGCGGGCTGGCGTGCTGGAACGGAATGTCCAGGTACGGCAGGATGCGGTTCTCGGCCATCAGCGGCACCACCTCGTCCACGTGCGGGTACGGGTAGACGTAGTGCATGCGCACCCAGGCATCGAGCTCGGACAGGCCTTCGCACAGCGCCTTCATGCGGGTCTGGTAGGCCTTGTCGCGCCACATGCGCTCGGCATACTTCACGTCCACGCCGTAGGCGGAGGTGTCCTGCGAGACCACCAGCAGCTCGCGCACGCCGCCGCGCACCAGGCGCTCGGCTTCGCGCAGCACCTCATCCACCGGGCGCGAGACCAGCTTGCCGCGCATCGAGGGGATGATGCAGAAACTGCACTTGTGGTTGCAGCCTTCGGAAATCTTCAGGTAGGCATAGTGGCGCGGGGTCAGCTTGATGCCGTAGTCCGGCACCAGGTCCACGAACGGGTCATGCTTGGGCGGCAGCGCGGCGTGCACCGCTTCCATCACGCTCTGGTAGTCCTGCGGGCCGGACACGGCCAGCACGTCCGGGTAGGCCTCGCGGATCTGTTCCGGGCGCTTGCCCAGGCAGCCGGTGACGATGACCTTGCCGTTCTCGTTCATCGCCTCGCCGATGGCATCGAGCGATTCGGTCACCGCCGAATCGATGAAGCCGCAGGTGTTGACCACCACCACATCGGCCGAATCGTAGGACGGGACGATGTCGTACCCCTCGGCCCGCAGCTGGGTGAGGATGCGCTCGGAATCGACGAGGGCCTTCGGGCAGCCAAGGCTGACGAAGCCGACTTTGGGGTTCAGCTGGGACATGGAATCGCGGGACTCTGGGGGCCTGGGACCCTGCCGGAATGACAGGGGCGCCTGGGGGCCGGGGCCTGAAAGGGCGCCAGTATACCGGGGTTGACGGTGGAGCCCTGAATCGGGGGGCTCCACCGCAACCACCGGCAGTCGGTCACCACACGCCCATGCGCACCCGCATCACGCCGTTGCTGTCGTAGACACGCCAGTTGCCATCGCTGTATTCGGTGCGCTGGCCGCCATTGGGCGCCGACACCCTGAACATGTCCGACACCACATCGAACGCGGAGGTCTGGCCGTTGCTTGCCAGCTGGACGCCACCGATCCGGCCGTCCGCACGGACATTGACCGCCCAGGATGCCGAGGCCTCCGTTCCCCCCGCCGACCATGCCGGTGGCTGGGTCGCATCGTCGGCCACGCGGCTGAACATGGGACGGAACAGCCACAGGTACGGGGTATCCTCCCCCCGGCCACGCACGAGCACGCGGTAGCGGGCCGATACCGCACCGGAGGGCGCCTTGGCGATCACGAACGGGCGCGGCAGGTTCGCCAGCGTAGGTACCGAGCCGATGTTCGGGTTGATCACCCAGGGCGACTGGGCCACGGCAATGGCCCCGCCGGCAGCATTGACCCAGGTGATCTCGACCAGCAGATCGCAGCGATGGGCGTTGACGCTCCCCGAGGCGCAGTAGGTTCTGCCCTGCTCCACGGCGATGTCGTATTCCGTGCCGAACCAGGAGATTTCGCTGCTGGCCGGCCTGCCCGGCCGCACCGAACCGATGCCGAACACGCCAACCGGACGCCAGCTGTTGTCACCGGTCGGGTTGCCGAGTTCATGCCACCCCAGGTTGTAGCCCCATCCCCAGCCGGTACGTTGCCAGAGCGGGAAGGTGGCGTTCATCAACAGGTTGCCGGACTCGCCCAGGTTTCTGACCAGTGCCTGCATCTGCTGGACAACAGCGGCTTCGGCCTTGCCACCGATCTGCGACTGCAGGCCACTGAGCTGTGAGGCCTGGGCGCTGATCTGCCCCCCCTGCTGGGTCACCTGCGTCTGCAGCTGGTTGAAGCCGGTGGCCGACACGCTGCCTATCTGGGATTTCAGGTTGGTCAGGTCCTGCGCCGCGGCATCCAACCGGCTGCCCTGCTGGGTGACGGTGGTGGTCAGTCCGGCGATGGCCGCTGCATTGGCGTTGGTGGCCGCCGCCGTTTCCACGCCACCGGGCATCCACTGCGTGGCCGTTTCACCCTGCTGGAACATCGCGTTGTCCAGTTCCAGCCACAGGTTCTGCCCGGCCGCCGTCGCACCCAGACGCCAGGCAACCCGTGCCTGGGTGGTGCCTGCCGGTGCGGCAGGCGCGGTGAACACACAGCGCTGGAACGTCTCGGTCATGACGATGTTCTGCGTGTTGTTCGCCAGCGTTGCGCCTGTCGCATCCAGGTAGATGATGAAGCATTGCAGGTTCAACCCCACGAACCCCCGCGCGAACACGGAGGAGGTATAACGCTGGCCGGGCACGGCCTTGGGCCGTGATGCTGTGGTGTTGCAGTCCAGCCCGACGTAGGCATTGGCCGCTGCCGTCGCCTGCGCGACCACGCGATAGGCCACCGCCGAGCCGGGCAGCGGACTGGCCACATAGCTGCGTCCCAGCGCCGTGATGTTCTGGACCAGGTCGACCCAGCCCGTCGGCAGCCCGGTTTCGCTGCCCCGCACGTCGAAGCTGCTGTTGGGCAGCAGGTTGTCACCGCCGATGTTGCCCATCGATGACGCCAGGGACGTCAGCTGCTGCCCCTGTGCGCTCACCAGGCCCTCGGTGACGGTCACCCGCGAGGTCAGGCCGGAAACAGCCGTTGTCGCCGCATCAGCGGACTGCTGGGCTTTGTAGGCATCGGTGACATCGACCATCCTGATGTCGTCGATATCCAGCAGCACACCGTTGGGGCGGTTCAGCTGCGGAATGCCCACCATCAGCCGGTAGCGCTGGGACGTCGTGGTCGTGTCCAGGTAACCGCTGACTTTCGTCCACTGGCCTTTGCTGCCGTTGAGGCTGGCCAGGTTGGTGAACAACCGCGGCCAGGCCTGGCTGCCATCGGCAATCACCAGGTTCAGGCCAACGCCGATCTGCCCGCCGGGCGCATCCGGGCTGTCTGCACGCAGACGCAGGTAGTACTCGACATAGATCCGCCGGTTCTGGCCGCAGGGAATGTAGTCACCGATGTAGCAGTCCGCGTTCGACGTCGTGCCGACCACGGTGCTGATCAGCATGCCCAGGCGACCCGTCCGGGCAGAAGCGGTCTGGAACTGGAACCGGTTGCCTCCGGCCTGCAGCGGGACGACGTTCGCGCCATTTTCGCCCTGCTCGAATGTGCCGAGCGGGAACAGGCTGTCGCCCCCGTTCTGCAGGACCCGGACACTGGATTCAAGCTGGGTGACCTGGGAAGTCTGCGCCTCGAGCCTGCCCTCGGCACTGCTGACACGTGATGCAAGCCCGCTGATCGCTGTGGTATTGGCGCCATTCTGGCCTTCCACCGCCCCCACCCGGTTGCCCAGCTGGGTGAGCTGCTGCCCCTGCGCATCGACCTTTCCTTCCGCCGTGTCCACCCGCGTGGTCAACGATTGCAGCGCGCTGGCATCGGCCTTGCCATCGACCCGGGTCCGCAGCGCGGTGATGTCGCTGGCGTTGGCCTGGTCGCCGGCCACCCGTGCCTGCTGCTCGGCGGTCACGCTGGCCGCCGTGGCCACCTGGCCGTTGCCGGCCGGCAGGCGTGCTTCCATGGCACTGATGCGTCCGACCTGGGCACTGTCGCTGGCCACGCGCGCGGTACGCTCGTCGGCAATGAACCCGGTGGTCACCTGCGCCAGGTCGGTGCCGCTGTACTGGCCCCGCATCTGCACTGCCAGCGTGCTGCGCTGGCTGGCTTCGGCGGCATCGGCGGCGATCCTGGCCTGGGCTTCCTGCTGCACCAGCGCCACGCTGGCCCCCGGTGTCGGCCGGCCCACGGCAACCCAGTCCAGCAGGAAGCCATGGGTTGCCGACTGCGTTGCGCCCAGCTGCACACGGATCGCATCCACCACGCCGGGCCACCACGGCACATCCTGCACATCCATGATCGCCACGCCATGGGCATCCCACGCCGGCTCGGCCATCGCCACCTGCTTCTGCCCGTTCCAGGTGCGGTCAGCCGTGGTGATCCACTGCAGCGTGCCGGCCCACACCGGCGTACCCACGCGCTTCACCCGCAGCTTCACGAAACGATGGGCACTGCCATCCACGGCCAGCCCCGCTGGCGACTGCACCCACGGTGACGCCGCGACGTTGGCCGGCCGCAACCAGCCATCCACCACGGTCGGCGCGCCGTTGCCGGTCCAGCCCTCGACCGCCTGGTCGAAGTACCAGATCAGGCGGCTGTCGAACTGCGTGCCGCTGCCGGCGGCCACCTCCGACAGGGCCCGCGCCAGCGATTCCACATCGCTCTGGCGGGTCTGCTGCTCCTGGGAAACCGCCGCCTCGCGCTCGCGCTTCTCGTTCAGCAGACCGGCCACGCGCGCGGTGCTCTCTGCAGCGATGGCCTGCATGGACTCACCATCCGCCTGCGCCCGGGCGCTGGCCTCGGCCGCCAGCTCGCGGGCGGCCTGCGCCAGCCCACCGGCACGGGCTGCGGCTTCGGCCAGCCCCGCATCGATGCGGTCGCTGATTTCCTTTTCCAGGTTCCGGGCCTGCTGTGCCTGC
Encoded proteins:
- a CDS encoding DUF3025 domain-containing protein is translated as MTAAAATAAGGGRRRFEPPARDAVAADCFDHPLFAGMAAFGDLLQAAVWPSVRSLDARLALPGKTLVAQDAALLADGLHYEARIAQGRIATRAGNWHDLFNALVWARYPQLKVALNAAQCRHMATVPSGQRNRAQAALTQFDETGVVVRVRDPLVLAAWDAHDWAALFAPAWWQSGSIAIAAVFGHALMEQALLPGRLLVGKCVVVQGDERAACIEVVANAIDAGTVLDDPLQLRPLPLAGVPGWHDVQDVAFYGNADYFRPLREGRRYPPPLHTAGSVDG
- the greB gene encoding transcription elongation factor GreB; its protein translation is MSRWRPPAEKSTALITAAGHARLKAELDELWRVRRPEVVKALAAAAAEGDRSENAEYTYRKKQLGEIDRRVRYLTKRLEALRVVDTRPTDPQAVFFGAWVELENVDTGETSRYRIVGPDETDAGTGCISIDSPLARALLKKRVDDEFSVALPGGHFTFAVIGVDYAA
- a CDS encoding helicase HerA-like domain-containing protein; protein product: MDPILLGKGTTDDIPVTLQPRLGNRHGLVAGATGTGKTVTLMTLAEGFSRIGVPVFLADVKGDVSGLAVPGSGGDALLQRAAQIGVTDYGPAASPAVFWDLYGKLGHPVRTTISEMGPTLLARILELNDTQAGVLDIVFKLADDRGLLLLDMDDLRALLGLVAEERKDVSTEYGLVSAPSIAAIQRAVLRLAQDGGEQFFGEPALELADIMRVNHDGRGVIGILAADQLVLKPKLYSTFLLWLLSELFETLPEVGDLDKPKLVFIFDEAHLLFNDAPPALVQRIEQVVRLIRSKGVGVYFCSQFPDDVPANILGQLGNRVQHALRAFTPRDQKAVKTAAETFVPNPKLDVAKVLAQLGTGEALVSTLQDKGIPMPVQQTLIAPPRCRMGAITEAERAQVRAGSPVGSRYDTAINRESAAELLAARAEKATAQAQAPAARTRQQDDAQEGGFGQAIKDTIFGTRRRQGMIETMAKQTTRTVGTKLGNQIVRGILGGIFGGKR
- the rimO gene encoding 30S ribosomal protein S12 methylthiotransferase RimO, with amino-acid sequence MSQLNPKVGFVSLGCPKALVDSERILTQLRAEGYDIVPSYDSADVVVVNTCGFIDSAVTESLDAIGEAMNENGKVIVTGCLGKRPEQIREAYPDVLAVSGPQDYQSVMEAVHAALPPKHDPFVDLVPDYGIKLTPRHYAYLKISEGCNHKCSFCIIPSMRGKLVSRPVDEVLREAERLVRGGVRELLVVSQDTSAYGVDVKYAERMWRDKAYQTRMKALCEGLSELDAWVRMHYVYPYPHVDEVVPLMAENRILPYLDIPFQHASPRILRLMKRPGAVEKTLERVQNWRRIAPDITVRSTFIVGFPGETEAEFEELLSFLDEAQLDRVGAFAYSPVEGATANDLPDAVPEEVKQERLARFMEKQAQISAARLEAKIGTVQQCLVDAIEGDIAVARSKADAPEIDGLVHIQNADQVKLRVGEFVDVEITESDEHDLYGDALGSATRPAFDLKVL
- a CDS encoding host specificity factor TipJ family phage tail protein; this translates as MELTPRPVADGRLIITPHPVLLDGQRNVPADLRPGESLYAFLMRHVDGLDGKPWQVHVDGQDVPREQWMQMQPRHGQLIEVHSVVGKAAIPLIAMIALTYFTFGIGTLAASGAWGAGAIAGTYGTLAASAVYVAGSVLINKVLTPKPPKPGGGGVAETAYSLAAPRNRVRAYEPLGLLFGSVRVAPDVISRPYTWYEADEQYLALTLSPGINVGRVEALQNGDAALSSYEGVRTWFRGFPQMPEEAIPLYSNADVVDGAQLLDTGNDAKHVPGPWVERTSSPDTLRLQVNIEFRLWDVTSKGKDKDNREQVQIQYRPTGSTAWQVFGNHAVVGRTQKTRRVSYGRDVEPGQYDVRVRVAGQNTDGSGAQANFTWTNLVSVQRDDASHAGIPAIGLQMKASGQLNGTPDEIRCVAHSRPVPVWKGEAAGWVVEETSNPGAQILAYARGINDENGKRIAGLGMADRRIDIEGLKAFMLHCADNGFSYDYWLTEVRSHQAVLDAIALAGFGQVTWAKGRLGVAWAADEQPLSGVVNMATIKKGQFQVDYTLANAADGIEYSYLDRRTWTASTLRVPAPGVEVMLNPAKVTGEGVTSEAHAAMLARWHLAQSVYQYKSISYSTDLEHLAYARLSVLALQHDLTQWGFGGRVQGASRDTAGVTTLTLDEPVPPPAAGNAFIGVRIPGERVYRVLRVLAGTEASDTLVLADPWPADAPMPGDSEANPAHDTIWIYDFKQTPGTRVRVTGIRPEADLKGAAVDVVQEGPEFWHYVRTGQYVPPSHASSLQTRPVASNLKVVERQVSLGGSLRTELQASFDISGPVGDIHVLSDPDGNAALEEVARTITRSASWSIPGAGTYPVVVRPYSPDGRAGVAVSLQYTTQGADAPPVLVDLFDVEELSGGVRRYLWGFLSDTVQSPDFAGVEIRYVAGVATALVWDEMTPLGESGYHAAAFESMLPAAGPWTFACRSRNTSGVLSTGMRVVRATLQPNLGEVIGGIQTGQAQQARNLEKEISDRIDAGLAEAAARAGGLAQAARELAAEASARAQADGESMQAIAAESTARVAGLLNEKREREAAVSQEQQTRQSDVESLARALSEVAAGSGTQFDSRLIWYFDQAVEGWTGNGAPTVVDGWLRPANVAASPWVQSPAGLAVDGSAHRFVKLRVKRVGTPVWAGTLQWITTADRTWNGQKQVAMAEPAWDAHGVAIMDVQDVPWWPGVVDAIRVQLGATQSATHGFLLDWVAVGRPTPGASVALVQQEAQARIAADAAEASQRSTLAVQMRGQYSGTDLAQVTTGFIADERTARVASDSAQVGRISAMEARLPAGNGQVATAASVTAEQQARVAGDQANASDITALRTRVDGKADASALQSLTTRVDTAEGKVDAQGQQLTQLGNRVGAVEGQNGANTTAISGLASRVSSAEGRLEAQTSQVTQLESSVRVLQNGGDSLFPLGTFEQGENGANVVPLQAGGNRFQFQTASARTGRLGMLISTVVGTTSNADCYIGDYIPCGQNRRIYVEYYLRLRADSPDAPGGQIGVGLNLVIADGSQAWPRLFTNLASLNGSKGQWTKVSGYLDTTTTSQRYRLMVGIPQLNRPNGVLLDIDDIRMVDVTDAYKAQQSADAATTAVSGLTSRVTVTEGLVSAQGQQLTSLASSMGNIGGDNLLPNSSFDVRGSETGLPTGWVDLVQNITALGRSYVASPLPGSAVAYRVVAQATAAANAYVGLDCNTTASRPKAVPGQRYTSSVFARGFVGLNLQCFIIYLDATGATLANNTQNIVMTETFQRCVFTAPAAPAGTTQARVAWRLGATAAGQNLWLELDNAMFQQGETATQWMPGGVETAAATNANAAAIAGLTTTVTQQGSRLDAAAQDLTNLKSQIGSVSATGFNQLQTQVTQQGGQISAQASQLSGLQSQIGGKAEAAVVQQMQALVRNLGESGNLLMNATFPLWQRTGWGWGYNLGWHELGNPTGDNSWRPVGVFGIGSVRPGRPASSEISWFGTEYDIAVEQGRTYCASGSVNAHRCDLLVEITWVNAAGGAIAVAQSPWVINPNIGSVPTLANLPRPFVIAKAPSGAVSARYRVLVRGRGEDTPYLWLFRPMFSRVADDATQPPAWSAGGTEASASWAVNVRADGRIGGVQLASNGQTSAFDVVSDMFRVSAPNGGQRTEYSDGNWRVYDSNGVMRVRMGVW